The Erigeron canadensis isolate Cc75 chromosome 1, C_canadensis_v1, whole genome shotgun sequence genome segment TCCAAATTGACCATCCATTAGTTCCGTTCGCAACTACATTGATATATAATTAGATGGTTTAATTAGTAAATTTTAAGATATACTTAATATCTAACTTTCTTTATTAACGGCCTAACAACATGAATAATATGAAAAGTGAAGGGTGTAAAAGGgactaattatatatagttaccTGATCGTATTTTATAAGAGCGTTCCAATCATTCTTATTTACCAACGATCTTGTCTCCTGGTCGGGCAACGAAATCCGGTAATTCAAGTCTCCAAGGATTACAACTTGACTGTCATCAACAGAAAATACAATATTGTTCAACACCTTTTCATCTTcttaatttgaaaaagaaaaaaaatacattaaatccGCAATTAATCTGAAAGAAAACAGCTAGGTTTACAAACAAACTATAGATAgatttatacaaattaatgtgtcattaattaaataaagaaaaaacatgaaGAATGAGAAAAATGATTTACATGTAAATTGTAACATGATTTGTCCTATTGGTTTGTAAAGTTTGTTTGTGGtttgatatattaattgttctcatttctctttattattatttatcttttggaaaaactatataattaattagattAGACGACTACTTAAAGCATTTAGTTTATTAATCTAGCTAGACATTTTTATATGCCGATGATAACCGACCACGTACATCCTAAGTTTAAAGAAATACTTTAGTTAGTAGGTACTGACTAAGAAGATATTTGTGacttaaattgaaaatataatAATACGAGTTTACTTTCTTTTGAAGATATTAGTAAAGATATTTCATAGATATTTTGTGAGCTAGAATGTGTCGTAGTAAGATTGCAAGTTATACCTAAATTATCTAACATTACacatatctattttttttgGGTGTTTTAAATACAACTCCATTGCATAAAAATAGTTatacatatatcataaaatTATAGGGtgaatttttgttataaacGAAATACAACTTTTAATGctgcattttctttttattgttttaatactGTTCATTCTTTTAGCTACATAAATTCTAACAcatctatcattttattaatttgtagtGTGTACACATGAATAAAAGTCACCGAGATAGCTAATTTTACTATACTTTTGAAATTACTTTATACATTTGAAACGACTTAGAAATGAACAAATCAATATCGTTTTAAATTAAAGGGTGTTTGGTCTAGCTTATCTAGGGCTTAATAGCTTATTAATGCTACGATTAaacttttttcttaatttaacttttttgaacGGCATAAGCTATATATGATAGAACGTAAAAACTATTGAGCTCCTTGAAGTGGTCAGCAAAGCTTATTTGTGTTATCATGATGTTTTTCTAATCATGAATaagttaataacttaatttaaCCAAGAATTTGGAGTTCTTTTGTAACATATAAGCCATTTTTTCCACCAAGACGCAGCGGAAGATTTTCTCAAGAAAATGTTTGAAAAAGCTTTCATGCCAACCGAATTAAAAAATGATCAGAAAAGATAAAACTCTCTGAAAATGCACCGTTTGTAGAGGCGTTAGATACCCCAAAAACTATATCAACAATTCCTTGATCATTTCTTGTCAAATCAATGGTGGTTGATCGAATAGTTAATTAATGGATTTTGATTCGTGAACTACAAGGTCGTTAACTAACCAAAAAAGTCACGGTCATAGCAACCCAATCAACACCAATTAttgtaattaaatatttaattgacACAAACCTTAGAAGCGATTGGAtgatttctttattattttattaccaTTGACAAAAGGTGATTATTAAACTAATTCATGTAACGTACGTTTATTTGCCAACTTATACATATATGGACAaatcaaaaacatcaaagagtaagaaacaatATTAAATCCATGATCTTTGGTAAGCTATGTTATGTTCTCACTTTTCCTTAAGTATTAGCTAGTGGGTATATGATAATTGTACATtgtacataattatatatatatatatatatatatatatatattttaattaatatgtagGAATCAATGGTTGGATATACGTTcgatttatatttttgaatatatttgTCACGggtaaccatttattaaagacACTTTTTAGCAAGCCATTTAAAACAAGGCATTGTATAATTTTAATTCATAGTGGCACATGATCACGTAttcatatattgtatttttgtgCCACATTTAAGAAACGATcgacatatataaacatatatatatatatatatatcccgaAAAAAGTTCATGTGATTGGAAGAACTATTAGaacatataaattataacttgatattcatatataaatgtatatgtgaataaatccgttcacatatgaacacaTCAAATTATAGTTAATACTAtctatttttatatgtaaacaGTTCTCACATGAATGTTACCTTATATGTCCTATACTTATAGATTATAGTTAATACTATCTATGTTTATATGTAAACAGTTCTCACATAAACGTTACCCTATAtttcttatatgtatatatgtttgtatgtgACAAGATTCTCATGCATGCTCTATCTCATTtgcttctatttttttttagaattaatAAGTGATATTGCTCCATTTTAGAAAtgattcatatataaataagaatacTTGTGTGAGTTCAAGTTTTATGTGGACATTTTATGAatttatgtaaaattatatagttttccTTAAAAAGGGACGATTTAAGAAGAATAACAAATTAAGGTAAATaggttatatatgtgtgtgtgtggaatgTGACATTATATACCAATATCATATGTATGTAGTATTGTACGTATGAAAAAATAATCTTAAAGAATGTAGTATATGGCTTAAAAAGATGGTGTACAAATCATGGTCCCTTggacatatatgtatttatgtgaTCGACAAAGTTATCATGCATTAGCTCCCATTTCCTTATTCTTACTCACCCATGAGTTTAGTGAGTTTAAGGATATATGACTTAATAGAAAACCTACGTGcgtatatatgaaaaatgaaatgtatACGTACTCATGGTCTAGAATCCTTTTCGGAAGGTGTTTTTTGTTGTCGGAGAAACTTGTACGTGAAAATATATCAACGGCGTTCGAGTTTCTATGCTGTTCATCGCCATCTCCACCTCCCGATGCTAGATGACAACATACAAAGCAGAAGCTTGTGTCGTGTAACTGAAACCGAATCGAAACTGAACCCTGTATAATCCataaaagaagaaattaaataaagttaaaaaaaataaatagtgaATACAAACTTTACATGCATGATGTATATGCAGTAGTATATATTCTCTCCGTCCcattttgtttatattctataacacttaatataaaataacaCTTTATTAGAATGAATTAGTATATACTCTATAAAAATAGAATAGATATATGGTTAGTTTAGTAATTAACGTGAACTTATTTCTTACATATAAATGAATGATATATACCTTGTTTCCTAAGCAACCCATGATGCCACAACCTACACATGAGATGTCATGATTTCGAATAAATGGATGAAGATCGCCGCGAACCCAAACTGATAATAGCAAACCAACCATTCGTTTACTAACGAGACACCTAAAATCGGTATTATTAGATTGGCCGCTATTTGATTTCTTGTTTAAGGCTTTGCTGATCAAAGAGTTCCATTTGGTTGAAACATTTTTCTTCTCAAATCCAAGAATATTTGAAGCTTTTAAAGGAACCACTTCTTGAAACCTATATATTAACAACATAGTATCAATACCAATACGATTATTGTTATaaacttgaaagaaaaaaattagaaaacataaGTTTTCCTTTTCTAAATATCGAATTGAtgaaaataagtaaataattacCCAAGAACATATATATCACAGCTCGTATTTTGTGA includes the following:
- the LOC122585992 gene encoding type IV inositol polyphosphate 5-phosphatase 9-like → MWPRSVRSQILNKTFNINNIVADFPSNPECLSDFETVVVAPTMLPENHKTQSYNIFVSTWNVGGVTPMEDLNIDDMLDSQNTSCDIYVLGFQEVVPLKASNILGFEKKNVSTKWNSLISKALNKKSNSGQSNNTDFRCLVSKRMVGLLLSVWVRGDLHPFIRNHDISCVGCGIMGCLGNKGSVSIRFQLHDTSFCFVCCHLASGGGDGDEQHRNSNAVDIFSRTSFSDNKKHLPKRILDHDQVVILGDLNYRISLPDQETRSLVNKNDWNALIKYDQLRTELMDGQFGAWHEGKINFAPTYKYLPNSDEYFSKNFDTKRSPAWCDRILWTGDGLKQSLYTRSESKLSDHRPVKAIFSSQVNVSNLGCRNLYLSDVCSQIPASFELASEDGYSTNCDRLSFQYVNKMIS